The genomic window CTTTCGACACTGACTGGTCCGTTGCATGGCGGCGCCGCGGCAGCGGTTCAGGCGCTGGTGCGTAGTGCCGCCGCATCGGGCAGCGAGGCCGCGGTGCGCGAGTGGCTCGCGCACGACCGGCCGCTCGCGGCTTTCGGGCATCCGCTGTATCCGCAAGGCGATGCGCGCTGTGCGGCGCTGCTCGCGGGCATCGAGCTTCCGCCCGTGTTCGCGGAGTTGCGTGCCACCGGCGAAAGGCTGCTGGGCGAAGCGGTGAACATCGACTTCGCACTGGTCGCGATGGCCGCCGTGTACAAACTGCCGCCCGATGCGCCGTTGACGCTGTTCGCGCTCGCGCGCACTGTCGGCTGGACGGCCCACGTGCTCGAACAGCAGGCCACAGGGCAGTTGATAAGGCCGCGTGCGCGCTACACGGGGCCGGAGTTCACGCGCTGAACATCGGCGCCGTTTCAGCTTGCATCAATGAATGGCGTCTTCGTAGGCGAGTTCGAACACCTTCGTCATCTCGCGGTTGAACGCGGGCAGGTCATCGGGTTTGCGGCTCGTCACCAGGTTCTGGTCGACCACCACTTCCTTGTCGAGCCAGTTCGCGCCGGCGTTCTGCAAGTCGGCGCGCAGCGACGGCCACGACGTCATCTTGCGGCCCTTGACGCCGTCCGCGTCGATGAGCGTCCACGGGCCATGGCAGATGGCGGCAATGGGCTTGCCCGCTTCGACGAATGCGCGCACGAAAGCGACGGCCTGCTGGTTGATGCGCAGCGCATCGGGGTTGACGACACCGCCGGGCAAGAGCAGCGCATCGAATTCATCTGCGTTGGCATTCTTCAGCGGCACGTCGACTTCGAAAGTGTCGGCCGGGTCGAGGTGTTTCCAGCCGCGCACGCTGCCGTCGAGCGGCGAAACGATCTGCGTCTGCGCGCCGGCGCCGTCGAGCGCCTTGCGCGGCTCGGTCATCTCGGCTTGCTCGAAGCCGTCGGACACGAGAATGGCCACCTTCATTCCGTCGAGTGAAGAAGAAATAACGGGCATGGGTGAAAACTCCTTAGACAAGAGTTCACCCTAAAGCCCGCACCCGCGGCGGGCATCGGCACTGGCCGGGTCCGCCTGTCGGACAGTTCGACAGGCGGAAAACTTCGCTTACGCTTCGGCTGCCGTCAGTTGGCAGTCACTTGCGGCAAGAAACCGGCAAGGCTTTTTGCGACAGGTCGTCGCCGGCCACGCAGTTCCAGGCAATGCCGTCTTCGGTGGCCGAGGGTTCCATGCGCAGCGTGCCCTTTGCCTTGGGGAGCTCCACGTCGACCACCATGGTGTCGGTGTCGAGCGTCAGCACCGAGCCGCCGGGCAAGGCCTCGGGCGCGCCGGCGGTTGCAAGCGACTCGGGAATCTCCTGCTTCTCCTTGTAGTAGTTGCCAAGTGCTTCGCGCACCGGCGCGGCTTCGGACCAGGCCTGCGAAACCGCGGCGCGCGACTCGTAGTCCTTGTAGGCCGGCAGGGCCACCGCAGCCAGCACGCCGATGATGGCAACCACCACCAGCAGGCCCAGCGCGCCGCCGCCGGCGCGGCCGGTGTAGGGCACGAAGATCGCGAGCACATAGGCCAGCGGATTGCGGCTCGGCAACTTCGCGGCCGGGTCGATGGTGCGCGCCACGCGCTTGGTGAGCCACGGATAGCCGGCGATCAGTTCATGGAACGACGCCCAGAAACCGCTGTTGCCGGCCGATTGGTTGGCATAGCGCTGCAGGTCGACATTGCGCCATTGCTGCGCGCCGGCCGCCAGCGCCACGAGCGCGCGGGGCGCGGAGTCGGCCTGCTCGCAGCAAGCGGCGCCGTGCAGGTCGCAGGTGTATTCCTGCGCGCGCGAGTAGGCGGCGCCGAGCAACGGAATCCAGAGCACCGGTGCACGCCAGATGTGGCCCGTGAGGTGGCCGCGGCGGATATGGCCGAGCTCGTGGCCGATGTAGAAGTTGATGCCGTCGGGCTGCGCTTCCATGGCG from Variovorax paradoxus includes these protein-coding regions:
- a CDS encoding M48 family metalloprotease; this encodes MDPWVYPRERWLGNITLGLGLLVWAALVLGTFGIALIYVLLGFIGYVFAQSAVIAWIKGTAVKLSPTQLPELHARFQACCGYLGIQEPPEAYLLHGNGIFNAFATRFFGRNFVVLLSDVVDAMEAQPDGINFYIGHELGHIRRGHLTGHIWRAPVLWIPLLGAAYSRAQEYTCDLHGAACCEQADSAPRALVALAAGAQQWRNVDLQRYANQSAGNSGFWASFHELIAGYPWLTKRVARTIDPAAKLPSRNPLAYVLAIFVPYTGRAGGGALGLLVVVAIIGVLAAVALPAYKDYESRAAVSQAWSEAAPVREALGNYYKEKQEIPESLATAGAPEALPGGSVLTLDTDTMVVDVELPKAKGTLRMEPSATEDGIAWNCVAGDDLSQKALPVSCRK
- a CDS encoding type 1 glutamine amidotransferase domain-containing protein, which translates into the protein MPVISSSLDGMKVAILVSDGFEQAEMTEPRKALDGAGAQTQIVSPLDGSVRGWKHLDPADTFEVDVPLKNANADEFDALLLPGGVVNPDALRINQQAVAFVRAFVEAGKPIAAICHGPWTLIDADGVKGRKMTSWPSLRADLQNAGANWLDKEVVVDQNLVTSRKPDDLPAFNREMTKVFELAYEDAIH